CTCAAGAATAGGGACATATTTCTCCCGGCATAACAATATTCCGGTTTTCTTACTTTTCTTTATTGGTTTTGGCTTTAAAGCCGGCATCGTTCCGCTTCATACATGGCTTCCCCATGCACATCCTGCAGCGCCGTCACATGTCTCAGGGATCATGTCGGGTGTGATTGTGAAAATGGGTATTTACGGCATTTTTCGTATGGTCACTTTTTTACAGGAAGACTGGTTGTTTATCGGGAACCTGATATTGGTTACGGGAATGATCACCGGGATATACGGAATCTTGCATGCATCGGTACAAAAAGATATGAAAAGGCTACTTGCATATTGTACCATTGAAAATGTCGGATTGATCCTGATGGGTATGGGATTGGGACTGGTTGGCCAACATGCCGGTAATACATTCCTGATGATTGCCGGATATGGTAGTGCGTTGTTTCATGTTTTGAACCATGCTTTATCCAAAGCATTGCTTTTTCTTGGATCAGGTGCTGTTTACCGGTCTGTTCATACCCGGGATATGGATAAAATGGGCGGTTTATTTAAGGTCATGCCCAAGTCAGCAGGTCTCTTTTTGGTTGGATCACTGGCTATAGCCGGCCTGCCTCCACTCAATGGGTTTCTCTCTGAATTCATCCTTTTCTTTGGATTCCTGAAAGGTATTATGTTGCCCGATACTTCCGAAAGCATCATTATCATCCTTGGTATAACAGCCATTGCATTAATTGGTGGTCTATCCGTGTTGACCTTTACCAAGACATTCGGATCTATATTTTTGGGAACACCCCGTTTCCCCCTTTCACCGGATATTTCCGAGCCTTCTGTGATCATGCGTCGCCCGCAGTATCTGTTGGTGATCGTTATGATACTGGTGATGTTGCTTCCGTTTTTTACGTTCGGAGTCGTATCGGACATTGTGGCTTCTGTTTTCCATATTGCTTTGGGAAATGCGCAGGCATCAGGGTTGGCTGTTTTATTGCAAAAAGTCAGTTTGGTCCTGGTTATGTTTGTCGCTCTAGTCCTTGTTATTTTATCCTTACGGAATTCTGTTACACGGCAGCTTCCCGAGAAATATGGGGAAACGTGGGGGTGTGGCAGTTTACAGGCAAGTAGCAGGATGGAATATACAGCCAGTTCCTTTACCAGATCGATTGGAAAACTATTCGCCTCGTTGTTGCCGGTCCGGAAAAGGTATCAACGGGTGCAAAAAGAAGAAATATTTCCGGAATCAGCCCGTTATGACTACCGGTATGACGATTGGGTCGAGGCGAGGATCATTCGTCCTTTCGGCAGGTGGCTGAATCGTTTTTCTTTCATATCGCTCCGGATCCAAGACGGCCGGTTACAATGGTACATCCTTTATGGGTTATTATTCATATTGGTGATTATTTTATTGACATGGTTGAACGTCATATAGATAGGTGCATATGTTAAGCTTGATACTCATACTGATTACAAGCCTGTATTTTTCAGGTGTCATTATCCGGACCAAAAGTATCCTTTCGGGACGAAAAGGTCCGGGTATCCTGCAGCCGATATATGATTATATCCGGTTGTTCAAAAAAGGAGCCGTATATAGCCATACCACCACCCCTGTTTTCAGACTGGCACCTGTCGTCTATTTTTCCGCTGTATTGTTTGCCGCATTACTGGTGCCATTTGGCAGTAGTAAAGGGCTGCTTTCATTCGAAGGGGATTTTGTCGTTTTTGCATACTTGATGGCAGTAGGTAAGTTTTTTATTATATTGATGGCACTGGATACAGGTAGTAGTTTTGAAGGTATGGGGGCCAGCCGGGAGGCTTTGTTTTCCCTGTTGATAGAACCGGCTTTCTTTATCCTGATCGGTTCATTCGCCATGCTTACCGGTTACACGTCTTTTTATGATATTTACTCTGCATTCCATTTCTCAGGTCCTGTTTCATATGCCTTGGCCGTACTTGCAGGGTTTGTATTGTTGTTGATCGTTGCCGTTGAAAATAGCCGTATGCCGGTGGATGATCCGAAAACACATCTGGAGCTGACCATGATCCATGAG
This sequence is a window from Bacteroidales bacterium. Protein-coding genes within it:
- a CDS encoding NADH-quinone oxidoreductase subunit H, with the translated sequence MLSLILILITSLYFSGVIIRTKSILSGRKGPGILQPIYDYIRLFKKGAVYSHTTTPVFRLAPVVYFSAVLFAALLVPFGSSKGLLSFEGDFVVFAYLMAVGKFFIILMALDTGSSFEGMGASREALFSLLIEPAFFILIGSFAMLTGYTSFYDIYSAFHFSGPVSYALAVLAGFVLLLIVAVENSRMPVDDPKTHLELTMIHEVMILDNSGFDLGLIMYAGTLKFAVYGSLIANFFMDHSWPYYIFIPVFFIIQMLFAVIIGCIESFGVRYRMSHNAQFIFTLSSVSLLIFFGVLLMLGKL